The proteins below are encoded in one region of Oryzias melastigma strain HK-1 linkage group LG7, ASM292280v2, whole genome shotgun sequence:
- the tmem9 gene encoding transmembrane protein 9 produces the protein MFGKYGPLSFLAATVVTVLLLDAAAVADAKNFEDVRCKCICPPYRNISGNIYNKNVTQKDCTCLHVVEPMPVPGYDVEAYCLLCECKYEERSSNTIKVTIIIYLSVVGALLLYMLFLLLVDPLIRKHDPYTQPLHNEEDSEEMRPQADSGPNRGNTVLERVEGAQQRWKKQVQEQRKTVFDRHKMLS, from the exons ATGTTTGGTAAATACGGACCCTTGAGCTTCTTAGCAGCAACAGTCGTGACGGTGTTGCTTCtggatgctgctgctgttgcagaCGCTAAG AACTTTGAAGATGTTCGCTGCAAGTGCATCTGCCCTCCGTACAGAAACATCAGTGGCaacatttataacaaaaatgttacCCAGAAAGATTG TACCTGCCTCCATGTTGTTGAGCCCATGCCAGTTCCTGGATATGATGTAGAAGCTTACTGTCTGCTGTGTGAGTGCAAGTATGAGGAGCGGAGCAGCAACACCATCAAG GTCACCATCATCATTTACCTGTCGGTCGTGGGCGCATTGCTGCTCTACATGCTGTTCCTGCTCCTTGTTGATCCTCTCATCCGCAAACATGACCCCTACACTCAGCCTCTGCACAACGAGGAAGACAGCGAG GAGATGCGTCCGCAGGCCGACAGTGGGCCGAACAGAGGAAACACGGTGCTGGAGCGGGTCGAGGGAGCACAGCAGCGCTGGAAGAAGCAGGTGCAGGAGCAGCGAAAGACCGTTTTCGATCGACACAAAATGCTGAGTTAA